The Pseudomonas sp. MM223 genome segment GGCACGCCAGTCAGCTCGGCCAGCTTGGCGCAGGTACATTCGGCGGCGGCCAGGCCTGGTGCGCCGGTACCGGCGTTGGCGTTGCCGGTGTTGGTCAGCAGGTAGCGCACGGTGCCCTGTACACGCTGCTTGGACAGGATCACCGGCGCTGCGCAAAAGGCGTTGAGGGTAAACACGCCAGCCACGCTGGAGCCTTCGGCACAGCGCATGACCACCACATCCTTACGCCCCGGGCGCTTGATGCCGGCAGAAGCGATGCCGAGTTCAAAACCCGGAACCGGGTGCAGGGTGGGCAAAGGACCAAGACCAACAGCCATTAGAGCGCTCCTAGAAAATACGGTGAACAGGTGATGGAAAAGCGGGGCCGCTTCGCGCCCCATTCGCGGCACAAGGCCGCTCCTGCAAAGACATCGCAACCATTGGATCGGGCGCGGTCCTTGTAGGAGCGGCCTTGTGCCGCGAATGGGCCGCAAGGCGGCCCCCGGTTTGTCACGTTACAGCAGTTTGATCAGATCACTCGATCTGCCCGTGGCAATGCTTGAACTTCTTGCCCGAACCACACCAGCACGGCTCGTTGCGGCCCAGCTTCTGGTCGTTGCGTACCGGCGCTGCGGCTACCGCCACTTCGGCACCCTCCTCGCTCAGTTGCTCGCTTTCCAGGCCCGGGGCAGGGGCATGCTGGAACTGCATGCGGCTGGCCAGTTCCTCCGCCTCGCGGCGCAGGCGTGCTTCTTCTTCGATCGGATCTTCGCGGCGAACCTGAACGTGCGACAGCACGCGGATGGTGTCGCGCTTGATCGACTCGAGCAGTTCCTGGAACAGGCTGAACGACTCGCGCTTGTACTCCTGCTTCGGGTTCTTCTGCGCATAGCCACGCAGGTGGATACCGTGACGCAGGTGGTCCATGGTCGACAGGTGGTCTTTCCACAGGTCGTCCAGCACGCGCAGCAGGATCTGCTTCTCGAAGGTACGCAGGGCTTCGATACCGGCCTGGTCTTCCTTCTCGGTGTAGGCAGTGGTGATCTCGTTCAGCAGCTTCTCGCGCAGGGTTTCCTCGTAGAGGTGATCGTCCTCGTCGAGCCACTGCTGGATCGGCAGTTTCATGGCGAAATCGCTGGCCAGCGAAGCTTCCAGGCCGGCCACGTCCCACTGCTCGGGCAGCGACTGCGGCGGAATATGCTGGCTGATGGTAGCGTCCAGTACTTCCTTGCGGAATTCGACGATGGTGTCGCCGATGTTCTCGGCGGCCAGCAGGCTGTTGCGCATGTGGTAGATCACCTTGCGCTGCTCGTTGGCCACGTCATCGTATTCGAGCAATTGCTTACGGATGTCGAAGTTGCGGCCTTCGACCTTGCGCTGGGCCTTCTCGATGGCGTTGGTGACCATGCGGTGTTCGATGGCCTCGCCCGACTGCATGCCCAGTGCCTTCATGAAGTTCTTCACCCGGTCAGAGGCGAAGATGCGCATCAGGCTGTCTTCCAGCGACAGGTAGAAGCGGCTGGAACCCGGGTCACCCTGACGGCCCGAACGGCCACGCAGCTGGTTGTCGATACGGCGCGATTCGTGGCGCTCGGAAGCGATCACGTGCAGGCCGCCCGACTCGATCACCTGCTGGTGACGTTTCTGCCAGTCGGACTTGATCTGGGCAATTTGCTCGGGGGTCGGGTTTTCAAGGGTGGCCACTTCGGCTTCCCAGTTACCGCCCAACAGGATGTCGGTACCACGGCCGGCCATGTTGGTGGCGATGGTCAGTGCGCCTGGGGCACCGGCCTGCGCGATGATCTCGGCTTCCTTCTCGTGGTACTTGGCGTTCAGTACCTTGTGCTCGATACCTTCCTTGAGCAGCAGGTTCGACATGTGCTCGGAGGTTTCAATGGTGGCAGTACCCACCAGCACCGGGCGGCCATGGGTCATGCTTTCCTTGATGTCGGCAATGATCGCGGCGTATTTCTCGTCGGCGGTCAGGTACACCAGGTCGTTGAAGTCTTTACGTGCCAGCGGCTTGTTCGGCGGGATCACCATCACGTTGAGGCCGTAGATGGACTGGAACTCGAACGCTTCGGTGTCGGCGGTACCGGTCATGCCGGACAGCTTGGTGTACAGGCGGAAGTAGTTCTGGAAGGTGGTCGACGCCAGGGTCTGGCTCTCGGCCTGGATATTCAGGTTTTCTTTCGCCTCGATGGCCTGGTGCAGGCCTTCGGACAGGCGACGGCCCGGCATGGTACGGCCGGTGTGCTCGTCAATCAGCAGGACCTGGCCGTCCTGGACGATGTACTCGACGTTGCGGTGGAACAGCTTGTGCGCACGCAGGCCAGCGTAAACGTGGGTCAGCAGGCCCAGGTTGTGCGCGGAGTACAGGCTCTCGCCCTCGGCCAGCAGGCCGGCCTGGGTGAGCATTTCTTCGATGAACTGGTGACCGGCTTCGTTCAGCTCGACCTGGCGGCTCTTCTCGTCGATGGTGAAGTGGCCTTCCTGGGTGACCTGGCCTTCGACTTCTTCGATGTGCTGGGTGAGGCGCGGGATCAGGCGGTTGATCTCGATGTACAGCTTGGGCTCGTCCTCGGCCTGGCCGGAGATGATCAGCGGGGTACGCGCTTCGTCGATGAGGATGGAGTCGACTTCGTCGATTACCGAGAAGTTGAGTTCACGCTGGAACTTCTCTTCCTGGCTGAACGCCATGTTGTCGCGCAGGTAGTCGAAACCGAATTCGTTGTTGGTACCGTAGGTGATGTCGGACGCATAGGCGGCGCGCTTTTCTTCCGGCGGCTGGAAGGCCGAGACGATACCGACCGACAGGCCGAGGAACTCGTACAGAGGGCGCATCCAGTTGGCGTCACGGCGGGCGAGGTAGTCGTTGACGGTGACCACGTGCACGCCCTTGCCGGACAGTGCGTTGAGGTACACGGCCAAGGTACCGACCAAGGTCTTGCCTTCACCGGTGCGCATTTCTGCGATCATACCCTCGTGCAGGGTCATGCCACCGATCAGCTGCACATCGAAGTGGCGCATGCCCATCACGCGCTTGCCGGCCTCTCGGGCCACGGCGAAGGCTTCAGGCAGCAATTGGTCCAGTGTCTCGCCTTTGGCCAAGCGCTCCTTGAACTCTGCGGTCTTGCCCCGCAGTTGCTCGTCGGAGAGGGCCACCATCTTCTCTTCGAAGGCATTGACGATACTCACCGTCTTGAGCATGCGTTTCACTTCACGCTCGTTCTTGCTTCCAAAAAGTTTTTTTAACAAAGGCGCAAACATATCGGCAGGATCTTCCACACGTAGGGATGGAGGGCGGCCCCATGAGTCGCCCGTGCAGCCCTGAGGCCGCATGCGAACGAGCATTCTACCCGGAAACGATGGTGAGGAAAGTGGTGGATTTCCACGATGCTATTACAGCGTTTTGGCGGGGGCCTATCTTAGATAGGGGCATTTTCCCTGAGTTCAAGCCTTGGCAACATGAAAGCTATCGAGAATGACTCGTATCTTGTGTTGCCTGCACCGGCCTCTTCGCGGGCACGCCCGCTCCCACAATGATTTCCACAGGCCTGGCCTGGTGGCACACCTGTGGGAGCGGGCATGCCCGCGAAGAGGCCGGCACAGGCTATGGAGGTGTTAAACTGTTGCTCTTGCCACCTCATGCGTACCCCATGGCCTACAAACCCTCCCCTGCCCAGCCGCCCTCCGCACTGCTGCGCCAGGTGCGCCCACTGCGCCTGCTGCTGAACCAGGCCGAGCGCCTGGAGCACCTGCAGCGCCTGCTGGAAAGCCAGCTGCAACCCGCTGCCCGCGAGCACTGCCACGTCGCGTCATGGCGCGATGGTACTTTGTTGCTGGTGGTGACCGACGGCCATTGGGCAACGCGCCTGCGCTACCAGCAGAAGCGTTTGCTGGCCGCATTGCAGGCCATGGAAGCATTCGGCAACCTCAGGCGCATCCTGTACAAGGTGCAACCGCCGCTGGTACCGGCCAAGCGCGGCGGGCATGCCGCTGAACTGTCGAACAGTGCCGCCGAGAGCCTGCGCGACACCGCCGAGGGCATCACCGACCCCAAGCTGCGCGCAGCACTGGAACGGTTGGCCGCCCACGCCCAGGGCAAGCCATAAAAAAGGCCACCCGAAGGTGGCCTTGATTACAACACTAGAGAGAGTGTTCGAACTTACACGGCCGCAACAGGGCGCATGTACGAGATCGGTGCCGTACTGGCATCTTCGAAAGTGACCACTTCCCAGGCATCGGTTTCAGCAATCAGCTTGCGCAGCAGCTGGTTATTCAGCGCGTGGCCGGACTTGTAGCCCTTGAACTCGCCGATCAGGCTGTTGCCCAGCAGATAGAGATCGCCAATGGCGTCGAGGATCTTGTGCTTGACGAATTCGTCATCGGAACGAAGGCCGTCTGCGTTAAGCACACCCGTCTCGTCGACCACGATGGCGTTCTCGACACTGCCGCCCAGCGCAAGGTTGTGCTTGCGCAGGTACTCGATATCACGCATGAAGCCGAAGGTACGCGCGCGGCTGACTTCCTTCACAAACGAGGTGCTGGAGAAGTCGACGACCGCACTCTGGGTCTGGCCCTTGAGGACCGGGTGATCGAAGTCGATCTCGAAGCTCACCTTGAACCCTTCGAAAGGCAGGAACGTGGCGCGCTTGTCGCCCTCTTCCACGGTTACCTCACGCAGGATGCGGATGAACTTCTTGGCTGCGTCCTGCTCTTCCAGGCCGGCAGACTGAATCAGGAATACAAAGGGTCCGGCGCTGCCATCCATGATCGGCACTTCCGAGGCGGAGAGCTCGACGTAGGCGTTATCGATGCCCAGGCCCGCCATGGCGGAGAGCAGGTGCTCGACCGTATCGACCTTGACGTCACCGTTGACCAGCGTCGTCGACATGGTTGTCTCGCCGACGTTGGCCGCGCGCGCCGGGATTTCGACCACAGGGTCGAGGTCGGCGCGGCGGAAGACGATGCCGGTGTCTACAGGTGCAGGCTTGAGGGTCAGGTAAACCTTCTCCCCAGAGTGCAGACCGATACCTGTGGCACGGATGGTATTCTTCAGGGTGCGTTGTTTAATCATGGCATTGGCCGCTTCAGCGCAAATTGCGAACAGGTATCAACAAAGGCTGGGGATGATAACAGACCCAACCTTTGATGAATACCAATCACCTTTATACCCCTGATAAATTCCATTAATCAGCCTGGCGACGCAGGAAAGCCGGGATATCGAGGTAGTCCAGGTCATCCTGAGGGTTCAGTTTAGCGGCTGCGGCAGCACCTGCATGGGCCTGGTTGCGCATTACGGTCGGGCGCTCCAGGTCACGGTAGTTGACCGCTGGCTGCTCCTGGCGAACCGGTGCAGGGTTGGACGCTTCGTAGGCCTGCTGGGCAGTCTGCAGGGTGTTGTCTACCACTTTGACCGGCTTCTCGATGCGCGCGCCCAGGCCAGTGGCCACAACGGTAACGTGCAGTTCGTCGCGCATGTCCGGGTCGATCACGGTGCCGACCTTGACCATGGCGTGGTCAGAAGCGAAGGCTTCGATGATGCTACCCACGTCGGAGTACTCGCCCAGCGACAGGTCCGGGCCTGCGGTGATGTTCACCAGGATGCCGCGGGCGCCCTGCAGGTTGACGTCTTCCAGCAACGGGTTGCGGATAGCCGCTTCGGTGGCTTCACGCGCACGGTTCGGGCCGCTGGCACAGCCAGTACCCATCATCGCCATGCCCATTTCACCCATCACGGTACGCACGTCGGCAAAGTCGACGTTGATCATGCCTGGGCGCTTGATGATGTCGGAAATACCGCGAACGGCACCTGCCAGTACATCGTCGGCCTTGGCGAAGGCGGACAGCAGGCTGGCATCCTTGCCCAGGATGGTCAGCAGTTTCTCGTTGGGAATGGTGATCAACGAGTCGACGCTTTCAGCCAGCATGCGGATGCCTTCATCGGCGATCTGCATACGTTTGCGGCCCTCGAACGGGAACGGACGGGTCACCACGGCTACGGTGAGAATGCCCATTTCCTTGGCCACTTCGGCAATGATCGGCGCTGCACCGGTACCGGTACCGCCACCCATGCCAGTGGTGATGAACACCATGTTGGTGCCCTGCAGCACTTCAGCGATGCGCTCACGGTCTTCCAGCGCAGCCTGACGGCCGACTTCCGGATTGGCACCGGCACCCAGGCCCTTGGTCACGCCAGTGCCCAATTGCAGGATGGTGCGCGCGCCAATGTTTTTCAGCGCCTGGGCATCGGTGTTGGCGCAGATGAATTCCACGCCTTCGATGCTGCTCTTGACCATGTGATTGACGGCGTTGCCGCCACCACCACCAACGCCGATCACCTTGATGACCGGGCTTTGCGGGACGTTGTCTACGAGCTCGAACATTTTCCCTCTCCTTACAGTTCTCTAGTTGTTGCGCCTACCACTACTGCTTTGAAACTTAGAAGTTGCCCTGGACCCACTTCTTGAAGCGCTCAAGCACTGGGGCCTTCGGTTCATCGCCATAGCTGTTGTTGCTGCTGTTGGTGTTACCGGTCAGGACCATGTCCTCGGACTGCTTCAGCAGGCCATAGGTGAGCAAGCCCACGCCGGTGGAATAAATCGGGTTGCGAACCACGTCGCTCAGCCCGCGAACGCTGTGCGGTACGCCCAGGCGTACCGGCATGTGGAAGATTTCCTCGGCCAGTTCCACGGCACCTTCCATCTTCGCGGTGCCGCCAGTGAGGACGATGCCGGCTGGCACCAGGTCCTCGTAGCCGCTGCGGCGCAGCTCGGCCTGGATCAGGGTGAAGAGCTCGTCGTAACGTGGCTCCACCACCTCGGCCAGGGCCTGGCGCGACAGCTCGCGCGGTGGGCGGTCGCC includes the following:
- the secA gene encoding Protein translocase subunit SecA (*Name secA), which gives rise to MFAPLLKKLFGSKNEREVKRMLKTVSIVNAFEEKMVALSDEQLRGKTAEFKERLAKGETLDQLLPEAFAVAREAGKRVMGMRHFDVQLIGGMTLHEGMIAEMRTGEGKTLVGTLAVYLNALSGKGVHVVTVNDYLARRDANWMRPLYEFLGLSVGIVSAFQPPEEKRAAYASDITYGTNNEFGFDYLRDNMAFSQEEKFQRELNFSVIDEVDSILIDEARTPLIISGQAEDEPKLYIEINRLIPRLTQHIEEVEGQVTQEGHFTIDEKSRQVELNEAGHQFIEEMLTQAGLLAEGESLYSAHNLGLLTHVYAGLRAHKLFHRNVEYIVQDGQVLLIDEHTGRTMPGRRLSEGLHQAIEAKENLNIQAESQTLASTTFQNYFRLYTKLSGMTGTADTEAFEFQSIYGLNVMVIPPNKPLARKDFNDLVYLTADEKYAAIIADIKESMTHGRPVLVGTATIETSEHMSNLLLKEGIEHKVLNAKYHEKEAEIIAQAGAPGALTIATNMAGRGTDILLGGNWEAEVATLENPTPEQIAQIKSDWQKRHQQVIESGGLHVIASERHESRRIDNQLRGRSGRQGDPGSSRFYLSLEDSLMRIFASDRVKNFMKALGMQSGEAIEHRMVTNAIEKAQRKVEGRNFDIRKQLLEYDDVANEQRKVIYHMRNSLLAAENIGDTIVEFRKEVLDATISQHIPPQSLPEQWDVAGLEASLASDFAMKLPIQQWLDEDDHLYEETLREKLLNEITTAYTEKEDQAGIEALRTFEKQILLRVLDDLWKDHLSTMDHLRHGIHLRGYAQKNPKQEYKRESFSLFQELLESIKRDTIRVLSHVQVRREDPIEEEARLRREAEELASRMQFQHAPAPGLESEQLSEEGAEVAVAAAPVRNDQKLGRNEPCWCGSGKKFKHCHGQIE
- the lpxC gene encoding UDP-3-O-acyl-N-acetylglucosamine deacetylase (*Name lpxC); the encoded protein is MIKQRTLKNTIRATGIGLHSGEKVYLTLKPAPVDTGIVFRRADLDPVVEIPARAANVGETTMSTTLVNGDVKVDTVEHLLSAMAGLGIDNAYVELSASEVPIMDGSAGPFVFLIQSAGLEEQDAAKKFIRILREVTVEEGDKRATFLPFEGFKVSFEIDFDHPVLKGQTQSAVVDFSSTSFVKEVSRARTFGFMRDIEYLRKHNLALGGSVENAIVVDETGVLNADGLRSDDEFVKHKILDAIGDLYLLGNSLIGEFKGYKSGHALNNQLLRKLIAETDAWEVVTFEDASTAPISYMRPVAAV
- the ftsZ gene encoding Cell division protein FtsZ (*Name ftsZ) codes for the protein MFELVDNVPQSPVIKVIGVGGGGGNAVNHMVKSSIEGVEFICANTDAQALKNIGARTILQLGTGVTKGLGAGANPEVGRQAALEDRERIAEVLQGTNMVFITTGMGGGTGTGAAPIIAEVAKEMGILTVAVVTRPFPFEGRKRMQIADEGIRMLAESVDSLITIPNEKLLTILGKDASLLSAFAKADDVLAGAVRGISDIIKRPGMINVDFADVRTVMGEMGMAMMGTGCASGPNRAREATEAAIRNPLLEDVNLQGARGILVNITAGPDLSLGEYSDVGSIIEAFASDHAMVKVGTVIDPDMRDELHVTVVATGLGARIEKPVKVVDNTLQTAQQAYEASNPAPVRQEQPAVNYRDLERPTVMRNQAHAGAAAAAKLNPQDDLDYLDIPAFLRRQAD